CGCCGAACGCATCGCGGCCGGCCAGAAGCCCGAGATCGAGGCCATGAAGGGCTGGCTGAAGTCGTACGGCAAGCCACTGAAGGCCGAGCGGCACGAGCACGCCACGATGCCCGGCATGGCCACGCGGGCCCAGCTGAAGAAGCTCCGCGCGGCCGACGGAAAGGCCTTCGACCACCTCTTCTTGACCCTGATGACGACCCATCACCAGGGCGCGATCACCATGGCCACGGACGCGAAGGGGCAGGGCAACAACATTCGCGTGGAGGAGATGGCCGACGAGGTGATCGCACAGCAGACGAGCGAGATCACACGGATGCGGAACATGCTCTGAGCTTGTTCTTTTTCTTCCGGCCTCGAACGGTGTCCCGAACTTGATCGCTCAGGAGGGGGTTCGGCGGACGTAGGGGCGGTTTTGGCGTGATCCTTCGTGCTGACCAGAGCGCGAGTTTCACCACGTCACGAGACGTTCCAAAGCCGCCAGGGGTGAGTCTGCTGCATCACGATGTCCGCCAGGAAGCGTTCGCGGAAGCGTCACGCTTCCGGGGAGAGTTCTACGAGTGTCTCACCGCCCGGCGGGATGAGTTGTTCGAGCTCGCCGACGCACTGCTGTGTGTCGACGGGCCGGTCACCTCACCGGTGGAGTTGACGCTGATACCTGAGCACCCGCGTGGTCACGGCGCGTTGTACGGAGCTCTCAATCGCGGCCGGATCGATGTCGACAGGTTGCGGGCCCTGCTGGCCGACATGCCCTTACCGCGTTTCGACGGTGGCCGCCTGGTGCTCGCGGTCGACGTATCACCGTGGCTGCGCTCGGACGCGCCGTGCTCGGCGGACCGGTTGTTCTGCCATGTCTACGGGCGGGCGAAGTCCGCGTCGCAGTTCATCCCGGGCTGGCCGTACTCCTTCGTCGCGGTCCTGGAACCCGGGGCCACCTCGTGGACAGGGATCCTGGACGTGGTGCGGCTCGGACCCGAGGACGACGCGACCGCCATCACGGCCGCCCAGCTGAAGGCCGTGGTCGAGCGGCTCATCGCAGCCGGCCAGTGGACGTCTGGCGACTCGGACATCACCATCGTCATGGACGCCGGCTACGACGTCACCCGCCTGGCCTGGGTCCTGCGGGATCTGCCCGTCGAGCTGGTCGGGCGGATCCGCGGGGACCGGGTGATGCGCTGTCCGGCGCCCTCACGCGAGGAGTTCCATCGCGCCCATCCCCGCGGCGGCCACCCGCCCAAGCACGGGCCGGTGTTCCGCTTCAAAAAGCCCGAGACCTGGCCCAAACCGGCGATCACCACGGCCACCGACACCACCCACTACGGAAATGCCGAAGCACAGGCGTGGGACCGGGTCCACCCGCGACTGACCCACCGCTCGGCCTGGCTGGAGCACGACGGAGAACTCCCCATCGTCGAAGGCACCCTGGTCCGCCTCAAGGTCGAACACCTCTCCAAGGACCGGGAGGCACCGCCGGTATGGCTGTGGTCCTCGAAGACCGGAGCCGCCCCGCCCGACGTAGACCGCTGCTGGCAGGTGTTCTTGCGCCGCTTCGATCTTGAGCACACCTTCAGGTTCGTAAAACAAACGCTCGGCTGGACCACCCCGAAGATCCGTACGCCCGAGGCGGCGGACCGCTGGACCTGGCTCCTGGTCATCGCCCATACCCAGCTCCGTCTCACCCGGCTGCTCGCCGCCGACCTCCGCCGCCCCTGGGAGAAGCCGACCACGCCCGAACGCATCACCCCGGCCCGGGTCCGCCGGGGGTTCCGAAACATCCAGGCTCACCTGCTCTGCCCCGCCCGTGTTCCCCAACCTCGTGGCGCCGGGCCCGGACGGCCGCCCGGAAGCAAGAACCGGCGCCCCGCACCCCGCTACGACGTCGGTAAGACCGTCAAACGCCCCGAGACCCTCAAGGCCATCGGCAGACCCGGTAGATCCTGGTAGTTGCGGATCAGTGCCCGGGGACCACCAGGTGGGCCCGTTCCCGAGGGCGGGTCACGGACAGGTAGTGCTCTTCGGCCAGGCGCCAGCGGGATTCCCAATCGATCGGGCCGTGGTCATGGCCGCGTTCGCGAAGTCGCCTCAGGGTTTCCTCGCGGGGGGTGTCGACGTAGACCATCAGGTCGTAGTAGTCGGCGAGTTCGGGCCGGGCGGTGTACACCCCCTCGACGACGACGATGCCGCAGGGGGAGACGGTGTGGGTCTCGTCTGGCGCCAGGGTCCCGGTCTCCCAGTCGTAGCGTCGGTAGGCGGCATCACGGCCGGCGGCGAGCGGGGCGAGTACCTCGTCACGGAGTCGCTGCCAGTCGAAGTAGCGGTGGTAGCCCTGCACAGGATCCAGACTGGCGCGCTCCTCCGCATGCATGGGGCGGTAGAAGTCGTCACCGTGCACCACCACGGCGCCGCGCAACTCGGCGAGGGCTTCCGCCATGGTCGATTTCCCGGAACCTCCCATGCCGTCGAGCGCGACCAGCGCGAACCCCTCGCGGCTCCGGGCGTCGACTGCGGCGGCAAGCATCGAGATCATCGTCATGACGGCATTCTCCCGAGACAACCGGCCACATCACGAGGAACTAGATAAAGAACAAGCTGAGCTTGTCGTTCACACGTCCCGGTCCGAAAACGAACTCGAACTCGGTCGCCCACCTGGGCGTTTGCCGGACATGCCGGAAGGGAACCAAACCACGACGCGCGGGGTGAACCCCGAGGCCCCTGCTGTCAGCTCTCGTCGATCACAGGCATCGGGCCTCCGCCGCTGTGCCACTTCTGAAGGAAGCTCGCTTGCCGTGCCACATCCCCCAGCTCGACGCGGCCGCCGATGCTGTCCAAGCGGTGGTAGGCGAAGGGTCGGCCATAGGGGCAGCCGGAGAAGTCGGCGGCGAAACCATCATCCTCCAGCCGCTCAGAACCTCGCTCCACAGAGCTGGTCCAGTAGCCCAGATGGTCGAACCGAGCTCCTTGCGACGCATCCCAAGGGCACCCGGCAGGCCCTTCGATCAGCTCTATGAACGGTGGTCCGCCGCGGGTGAAGGTGATGCGGTAATCCCTCGCCAAGCCGATCATCTGCAGGAGCACTCCAGTCGGCTCCCACGGACCTCCCGAGATCCTCCATAGCCCTCTCGATGTCCGGCACGACGAAGCACACATGGTAGAAGGCAGTCAGCAACTCATGATCGCGTGGATACCGAAGTGGTGTCTGCTGGTTTCATGGCCGCCGGGACGTTGAACGACAAGCTGAGCACGCCCGGCGGCGGGACCTTCGTCGCGTTCAGCGCCGGGCGCGGCGCGGTGACAGCAGGCCCGCCTCCCGGGCCTGGCCGATCAGCCTGAGGGACGTGCGGCGGCTGTGCCCGGTCGCGCCCATCACGGCGAGGACCGGGTCGGCACCGTCCTGCTGGGCCGCACGGTACTCCTGCGCCACCAGCCGCCGCCCCTCCGCCCCGCGCGGCCAGGCCGGCCGGGCTCGGCGCCCCTGCCCCCCGCAGGCGCCGGGCCCGGGCCCGGCATCGCACGCCTCGGCCACCGACTCCTCGATCCAGTCGGCGAGCACGGCCAAATCGTCGAGGGACAGCGCGGGCTGAGCCCGCACCTCCTCGACGCAGACGCATCCGCCGCCCACGACGGCCAGCGCGTCGACCCGGGCGCCGTCCGCGAAAGCCAGCCGGAACTCGAACCACCGCGTGGCGCCCTCGTTCTCCCGCACTTCCCAGGCGAAGCGCACGGACACCGCACCGTCCGCCGGAGAGCGATCAGAAAGATTCAGAAAGGATGCTTCCAGCACACACTGAACGTAACCGCATGATTACATTCCCTACAGATCGGACACGCGCCGCGAGTGGAGCACAGCACCCTGTCAGCGGAGCCCGGCCGGTGCGATGCTGGAGGCGTCAGCGCTCTCCTGGGATCCGCCGGATCCCCCGGGTAAGGAGTTCCGCCGTGCTGCGAGTCGCCGTCGTAGGCTCCGGGCCAAGCGGGTGCTACACCGCCCAGAGCCTCGTCCAGCTGGACTCCGAGGTGCGCGTCGACGTCCTGGACCGGCTGCCCTGCCCGTACGGCCTCGTCCGCTACGGCGTGGCACCGGACCACGAGAAGATCAAGTCGCTGCAGAACAACCTGCGCGCCGTCCTGGAGCACGAGCGGGTCCGGTTCCTCGGCGGCGTGCAGATCGGCCCCGGGGGAGTGAGCGTCGCGCGGCTGCGGGAGCTGTACCACGCGATGGTGTACTGCGTGGGCGCCGCCACCGACCGGCGGCTGGGCATCCCCGGGGAGGACCTGCCGGGGAGCTGGTCGGCGACACGGTTCGTGTCCTGGTACAGCGCCCACCCGGACGCCGTGGACGCCGGTTTCCTGCGGGACGCCCGGTCGGCCGTGGTCATCGGCGTGGGGAACGTCGCCGTGGACGTCACGCGGATGCTGGCCCGGGGGCTGGCCGAGCTCACCCCGACCGACATGCCGCAGGCGGCCCTGACCACCCTGGCGGACAGCCGGGTGACGGAGATCCACATGGTGGGCCGGCGCGGCCCGTCCCAGGCCCGGTTCACCACCAAGGAGCTGCGCGAACTGGGCACCCTGCCGGAGACCGACGTCGTCGTGGACCCGGCGGAGCTGGCCATGGATCCGGGGTACACGGACCCGTCCGCACTGCCCGCCCAGCAGCGCCGCAACGTGGAGGTCCTGCGCGGCTGGGCCGGGACACCCCCGCGAGGCGCCCCGCGCCGCATCCACCTCCGCTTCTTCCTCCGCCCGGCCGAACTGCTCGCCGAGCAGGGCCACGTGGGCGCGGCGCGGTTCGAGCGGACGGCCCCGGACGGCCACGGCGGTGTGACGGGCACGGGCCACCATGAGGTCATCGAGGGACAGCTGGTCCTGCGCTCGGTGGGCTACCGCGGAGTCCCCCTGGAGGGCCTTCCGTTCGACCCGGCCACCGGCACCGTCCCGAACCTGTCCGGCCGCGTCCTGCGCGAGGGCGTCGTGACCCCGGGCGAGTACGTGGCGGGCTGGATCAAGCGCGGCCCCACCGGCGTCATCGGCACGAATCGCCCCTGCGCGAAGGAGACGGCGACGGCGCTCCTGGAGGACGCGCCCGCGCTCGCCCTGCGGGCCGTCCGCGACGACCCGCTCCCGGCCCTGCGCGCCGCGGGAACCGACCCGGTCGAATGGCAGGGCTGGCAGTCGATCGAGCGAGCGGAGGCGGACCTGGGAGCATCACTGGGCCGCGGA
This is a stretch of genomic DNA from Streptomyces hawaiiensis. It encodes these proteins:
- a CDS encoding uridine kinase family protein, which gives rise to MTMISMLAAAVDARSREGFALVALDGMGGSGKSTMAEALAELRGAVVVHGDDFYRPMHAEERASLDPVQGYHRYFDWQRLRDEVLAPLAAGRDAAYRRYDWETGTLAPDETHTVSPCGIVVVEGVYTARPELADYYDLMVYVDTPREETLRRLRERGHDHGPIDWESRWRLAEEHYLSVTRPRERAHLVVPGH
- a CDS encoding FAD-dependent oxidoreductase produces the protein MLRVAVVGSGPSGCYTAQSLVQLDSEVRVDVLDRLPCPYGLVRYGVAPDHEKIKSLQNNLRAVLEHERVRFLGGVQIGPGGVSVARLRELYHAMVYCVGAATDRRLGIPGEDLPGSWSATRFVSWYSAHPDAVDAGFLRDARSAVVIGVGNVAVDVTRMLARGLAELTPTDMPQAALTTLADSRVTEIHMVGRRGPSQARFTTKELRELGTLPETDVVVDPAELAMDPGYTDPSALPAQQRRNVEVLRGWAGTPPRGAPRRIHLRFFLRPAELLAEQGHVGAARFERTAPDGHGGVTGTGHHEVIEGQLVLRSVGYRGVPLEGLPFDPATGTVPNLSGRVLREGVVTPGEYVAGWIKRGPTGVIGTNRPCAKETATALLEDAPALALRAVRDDPLPALRAAGTDPVEWQGWQSIERAEADLGASLGRGVVKLPDWQSLLRAAAAKAR
- a CDS encoding VOC family protein, which encodes MLLQMIGLARDYRITFTRGGPPFIELIEGPAGCPWDASQGARFDHLGYWTSSVERGSERLEDDGFAADFSGCPYGRPFAYHRLDSIGGRVELGDVARQASFLQKWHSGGGPMPVIDES
- a CDS encoding DUF305 domain-containing protein — its product is MLFRRASRACAVTTGLVALAVLTAGGCDSGPDRKPAAADGPAVIAPGEPGEANRTLSAEEAADQRSENDSPNSADVSYVRMMIEHHAQALVMTDLAPGRAESKDVKRIAERIAAGQKPEIEAMKGWLKSYGKPLKAERHEHATMPGMATRAQLKKLRAADGKAFDHLFLTLMTTHHQGAITMATDAKGQGNNIRVEEMADEVIAQQTSEITRMRNML
- a CDS encoding DUF6214 family protein codes for the protein MSVRFAWEVRENEGATRWFEFRLAFADGARVDALAVVGGGCVCVEEVRAQPALSLDDLAVLADWIEESVAEACDAGPGPGACGGQGRRARPAWPRGAEGRRLVAQEYRAAQQDGADPVLAVMGATGHSRRTSLRLIGQAREAGLLSPRRARR
- a CDS encoding NF041680 family putative transposase gives rise to the protein MSLLHHDVRQEAFAEASRFRGEFYECLTARRDELFELADALLCVDGPVTSPVELTLIPEHPRGHGALYGALNRGRIDVDRLRALLADMPLPRFDGGRLVLAVDVSPWLRSDAPCSADRLFCHVYGRAKSASQFIPGWPYSFVAVLEPGATSWTGILDVVRLGPEDDATAITAAQLKAVVERLIAAGQWTSGDSDITIVMDAGYDVTRLAWVLRDLPVELVGRIRGDRVMRCPAPSREEFHRAHPRGGHPPKHGPVFRFKKPETWPKPAITTATDTTHYGNAEAQAWDRVHPRLTHRSAWLEHDGELPIVEGTLVRLKVEHLSKDREAPPVWLWSSKTGAAPPDVDRCWQVFLRRFDLEHTFRFVKQTLGWTTPKIRTPEAADRWTWLLVIAHTQLRLTRLLAADLRRPWEKPTTPERITPARVRRGFRNIQAHLLCPARVPQPRGAGPGRPPGSKNRRPAPRYDVGKTVKRPETLKAIGRPGRSW